A single Montipora foliosa isolate CH-2021 chromosome 7, ASM3666993v2, whole genome shotgun sequence DNA region contains:
- the LOC138010542 gene encoding ras-like GTP-binding protein RHO — translation MTAIRKKLVIVGDGACGKTCLLIVFSKDQFPEVYVPTVFENYVADIEVDGKTVELALWDTAGQEDYDRLRPLSYPDTDVILMCFSIDSPDSLENIPEKWTPEVRHFCPNVPIILVGNKKDLRNDEKTKAELAKMKQEPVRTEEGNSICEKINARCYMECSAKTKENVRDVFYQATKAALEKKINNRPRWFKCRLL, via the coding sequence ATGACAGCCATCAGAAAGAAGCTGGTGATAGTTGGTGATGGTGCTTGTGGCAAAACCTGCCTCCTCATTGTCTTCTCCAAAGATCAATTCCCTGAGGTTTATGTACcaacagtttttgaaaattatgtAGCTGATATTGAAGTAGATGGCAAGACAGTAGAGCTGGCATTATGGGATACAGCCGGGCAAGAAGATTATGACAGGCTACGACCCTTGTCGTATCCCGATACAGATGTTATTTTGATGTGCTTCTCCATTGATAGCCCTGACAGCTTAGAAAACATTCCTGAAAAATGGACTCCAGAAGTGAGGCATTTTTGCCCCAATGTCCCCATAATTCTGGTGGGTAACAAAAAAGATCTCAGAAATGATGAAAAAACCAAGGCAGAATTAGCAAAGATGAAACAAGAGCCTGTGAGAACAGAAGAGGGAAATTCaatttgtgaaaagatcaaTGCCCGTTGTTACATGGAGTGCTCAGCGAAAACAAAGGAGAATGTAAGAGATGTATTTTACCAAGCTACCAAGGCAGCTCTTGAGAAGAAGATAAACAACAGACCGAGATGGTTTAAATGTCGTCTATTGTAA
- the LOC138011600 gene encoding ras-like GTP-binding protein RHO, producing MIMTAIRKKLVIVGDGACGKTCLLIVFSKDQFPEVYVPTVFENYVADIEVDNKTVELALWDTAGQEDYDRLRPLSYPDTDVILMCFSIDSPDSLENIPEKWTPEVRHFCPNVPIILVGNKKDLRNDEGTKRELAKMKQEPVKAEEGATMGDKINAHCYMECSAKTKEGVRDVFKEATKAALETKKRRGGRKKCCIL from the coding sequence ATGATCATGACAGCCATCAGGAAGAAGTTGGTGATAGTTGGTGATGGTGCTTGTGGGAAAACCTGTCTCCTCATTGTATTCTCTAAAGATCAATTCCCTGAAGTTTATGTACcaacagtttttgaaaattacgTAGCTGATATTGAAGTTGACAACAAGACCGTAGAGCTTGCTTTATGGGATACTGCAGGACAAGAAGATTATGACAGGCTACGACCCTTGTCATATCCTGACACAGATGTTATTCTGATGTGCTTCTCCATTGACAGTCCAGACAGTTTAGAAAACATACCTGAAAAATGGACTCCTGAAGTTAGGCATTTTTGCCCCAATGTCCCCATAATTCTGGTCGGTAACAAAAAGGATCTGAGAAATGACGAGGGCACAAAGCGAGAATTGGCCAAGATGAAACAGGAGCCAGTGAAAGCTGAAGAGGGAGCAACTATGGGTGACAAGATCAATGCCCATTGCTACATGGAATGCTCTGCCAAAACAAAGGAGGGTGTGAGGGATGTATTCAAAGAGGCCACAAAAGCAGCACTGGAAACCAAGAAGAGGAGAGGTGGAAGGAAAAAATGCTGTATATTGTAA
- the LOC138011605 gene encoding YY1-associated factor 2-like, producing MEEKLDKKSPVKMRKVLRPSMDENYWDCSVCTYRNGAEAFKCAMCDVRKGTSTRKPKLNSQLVAQQVAQQFVTSPPPLKKVMTKKPFKKSRPKLKNVDRSSAQHMAVTVGSITVIITDYKLLKPENSPSVTPDRNSPGPTSEDNADNPGPSYGTEHSNGVSYQEDSS from the exons ATGGAAGAGAAGCTAGACAAAAAGAGCCCTGTTAA GATGCGTAAGGTGTTACGACCAAGCATGGATGAAAATTATTGGGATTGCAGTGTTTGTACATACAGAAACGGCGCAGAAGCTTTCAAATGTGCTATGTGTGATGTCAGGAAGGGGACTTCTACAAG GAAACCAAAACTAAATTCGCAGTTAGTTGCCCAACAAGTAGCACAACAGTTTGTCACATCACCACCCCCTTTAAAGAAGGTGATGACAAAGAAACCATTCAAAAAATCAAG gCCCAAGCTAAAAAATGTGGATAGAAGCAGTGCACAACACATGGCTGTTACCGTAGGAAGCATAACAGTGATTATAACAGACTATAAACTTTTAAAACCAGAGAATTCACCGTCAGTAACTCCAGATCGGAATTCTCCAGGTCCCACATCTGAAGACAATGCGGATAATCCCGGTCCATCATATGGCACAGAGCATAGTAATGGTGTTAGTTATCAAGAGGACAGTTCATGA
- the LOC138011602 gene encoding E3 ubiquitin-protein ligase RAD18-like isoform X1 — translation MLSFVNSKTSLTTLAEWSPSDWPESLSEMRTIDNLLRCSICYEYFDVAVIVPDCSHNYCSLCIRRSLSYEPQCPTCKMKLNPPSLRNNRVLDELVKNFIKVRAKLLDLVTKGAQTISETTSHKRDGVIKNKSIVTSNKRRKASHAGPESSSKSSSPGTKRLKLDDTEKEIITPIELAENSEAEGSNIGSVSATSEVIKTKGSDEHLNVISKQEPMVVEESTVKRKLTTELADSDFSECPVCGDMVPHRKINSHLDSCLTRTEKRSSLRRKKTNGPKSLCSVLAKKKHLTTVECKETDLEVTCISSDEDFSSKVTQETCSSNSTNGPSTLTTKGSNALIYSLCSQTVQKRKPLPKLVYSVMAEKELQQRLREWNLSSKGDRATLVKRHQDFVMLYNAQCDAEKPMTAAQIAKEVEKAEKTRTRECLSLTEASTSGLRFDKNQTEEDRDKIRQSYLTEHQNDFSKLIADIRRRQQGKKKTTATKVSVDEIMDGTEDNPGETVMQRDSKDMYTGNTEGSDALADVEMTDKLPERCTHSETQLPSLEPPKLNKYEALSSIIPEPPSSPSLLSLPDDDDEFTPSLGLEDDDVDKLEDCEEGLSKDPNYVIAESPVIKVGKAYDVMANRERVSSDSDDDLGSDAVIS, via the exons ATGTTGTCTTTTGTAAATTCAAAGACGTCGTTGACTACGCTGGCTGAGTGGAGTCCCTCGGATTGGCCGGAATCCCTGTCAGAAATGagg ACGATCGACAATCTTCTGAGATGTTCTATTTGTTATGAATATTTTGATGTTGCAGTGATCGTTCCTGATTGTTCTCATAATT ATTGTTCTCTTTGTATAAGAAGGTCTCTTAGCTACGAACCTCAATGTCCAACGTGTAAGATG AAACTAAATCCGCCAAGCTTAAGAAATAACAGAGTATTAGATGAATTGGTGAAAAACTTTATTAAAGTTAG GGCAAAGTTGTTGGATTTAGTAACCAAAGGAGCACAGACAATAAGTGAGACAACCAGTCACAAAAGAGATGGTGTGATCAAGAATAAGAGCATTGTAACAAGTAATAAAAGAAGAAAG GCTAGTCATGCTGGACCTGAAAGCAGCTCAAAGTCATCAAGTCCAGGAACAAAAAGGCTGAAACTTGATGATACAGAGAAGGAGATTATAACTCCAATAGAATTAGCCGAAAACAGTGAGGCGGAAGGGTCAAACATTGGGTCCGTTTCAGCCACATCTGAAGTAATTAAAACAAAGGGCAGTGATGAGCATTTGAATGTGATCTCCAAACAAGAACCAATGGTCGTAGAAGAAAGCACCGTCAAGAGGAAGCTCACCACAGAACTAGCAGATTCAGATTTTA GCGAGTGTCCAGTTTGTGGCGACATGGTTCCTCACAGGAAAATCAATTCACATCTCGATTCATGCCTCACAAGAACAGAGAAGAGAAGTTCCTTGCGAAG aaagaaaacaaatggaCCAAAGAGTCTTTGCAGTGTCTTGGCCAAAAAGAAACATCTAACAACTGTAGAGTGTAAAGAGACTGATCTTGAAGTGACATGTATATCCAGTGACGAGGATTTTTCTTCTAAAGTGACACAAGAAACATGTTCTTCAAATTCCACAAACGGTCCATCGACTCTGACAACAAAAGGCTCCAATGCTCTCAT CTATTCTCTTTGTAGTCAGACTGTACAGAAAAGAAAACCACTTCCAAAGCTTGTCTACAGTGTCATGGCAGAGAAAGAGTTACAACAGAGACTAAGAGAGTGGAATTTATCAAGCAAAGGAGACAGAGCA ACCCTTGTAAAAAGGCATCAAGATTTTGTTATGCTCTACAATGCTCAATGTGATGCTGAAAAACCAATGACAG CTGCCCAAATTGCTAAAGAAGTCGAAAAAGCAGAGAAAACAAGAACACGGGAATGTTTGTCTCTTACAGAAGCATCAACATCT GGTCTGCGGTTTGACAAAAACCAAACTGAGGAAGACAGGGACAAAATACGGCAAAGCTATC TGACTGAACACCAGAATGACTTTAGCAAGCTCATTGCTGACATACGAAGAAGGCAGCAAGGCAAGAAGAAGACAACTGCAACAAAGGTGTCAG TTGATGAAATAATGGATGGAACAGAAGATAACCCTGGAGAAACTGTAATGCAAAGAGACAGTAAGGATATGTACACTGGCAATACAGAGGGCAGTGATGCACTGGCTGATGTCGAAATGACAGATAAACTCCCCGAAAGGTGTACCCATAGTGAAACACAGCTGCCATCTTTGGAACCACCAAAACTCAACAAGTATGAAGCTTTATCATCAATTATCCCCGAGCCACCTTCATCACCAAGCCTATTATCATTACCAGATGATGACGATGAATTCACACCCTCTCTGGGCCTAGAAGATGATGATGTTGACAAACTTGag GACTGTGAGGAAGGATTGTCAAAAGATCCAAATTATGTTATTGCAGAAAG cCCTGTCATCAAAGTTGGCAAAGCTTATGATGTAATGGCAAACAGAGAGAGAGTGTCAAGTGATAGTGATGACGATTTGGGATCTGATGCAGTGATTAGTTAG
- the LOC138011602 gene encoding E3 ubiquitin-protein ligase RAD18-like isoform X2, with the protein MLSFVNSKTSLTTLAEWSPSDWPESLSEMRTIDNLLRCSICYEYFDVAVIVPDCSHNYCSLCIRRSLSYEPQCPTCKMKLNPPSLRNNRVLDELVKNFIKVRAKLLDLVTKGAQTISETTSHKRDGVIKNKSIVTSNKRRKASHAGPESSSKSSSPGTKRLKLDDTEKEIITPIELAENSEAEGSNIGSVSATSEVIKTKGSDEHLNVISKQEPMVVEESTVKRKLTTELADSDFSECPVCGDMVPHRKINSHLDSCLTRTEKRSSLRRKKTNGPKSLCSVLAKKKHLTTVECKETDLEVTCISSDEDFSSKVTQETCSSNSTNGPSTLTTKGSNALIQTVQKRKPLPKLVYSVMAEKELQQRLREWNLSSKGDRATLVKRHQDFVMLYNAQCDAEKPMTAAQIAKEVEKAEKTRTRECLSLTEASTSGLRFDKNQTEEDRDKIRQSYLTEHQNDFSKLIADIRRRQQGKKKTTATKVSVDEIMDGTEDNPGETVMQRDSKDMYTGNTEGSDALADVEMTDKLPERCTHSETQLPSLEPPKLNKYEALSSIIPEPPSSPSLLSLPDDDDEFTPSLGLEDDDVDKLEDCEEGLSKDPNYVIAESPVIKVGKAYDVMANRERVSSDSDDDLGSDAVIS; encoded by the exons ATGTTGTCTTTTGTAAATTCAAAGACGTCGTTGACTACGCTGGCTGAGTGGAGTCCCTCGGATTGGCCGGAATCCCTGTCAGAAATGagg ACGATCGACAATCTTCTGAGATGTTCTATTTGTTATGAATATTTTGATGTTGCAGTGATCGTTCCTGATTGTTCTCATAATT ATTGTTCTCTTTGTATAAGAAGGTCTCTTAGCTACGAACCTCAATGTCCAACGTGTAAGATG AAACTAAATCCGCCAAGCTTAAGAAATAACAGAGTATTAGATGAATTGGTGAAAAACTTTATTAAAGTTAG GGCAAAGTTGTTGGATTTAGTAACCAAAGGAGCACAGACAATAAGTGAGACAACCAGTCACAAAAGAGATGGTGTGATCAAGAATAAGAGCATTGTAACAAGTAATAAAAGAAGAAAG GCTAGTCATGCTGGACCTGAAAGCAGCTCAAAGTCATCAAGTCCAGGAACAAAAAGGCTGAAACTTGATGATACAGAGAAGGAGATTATAACTCCAATAGAATTAGCCGAAAACAGTGAGGCGGAAGGGTCAAACATTGGGTCCGTTTCAGCCACATCTGAAGTAATTAAAACAAAGGGCAGTGATGAGCATTTGAATGTGATCTCCAAACAAGAACCAATGGTCGTAGAAGAAAGCACCGTCAAGAGGAAGCTCACCACAGAACTAGCAGATTCAGATTTTA GCGAGTGTCCAGTTTGTGGCGACATGGTTCCTCACAGGAAAATCAATTCACATCTCGATTCATGCCTCACAAGAACAGAGAAGAGAAGTTCCTTGCGAAG aaagaaaacaaatggaCCAAAGAGTCTTTGCAGTGTCTTGGCCAAAAAGAAACATCTAACAACTGTAGAGTGTAAAGAGACTGATCTTGAAGTGACATGTATATCCAGTGACGAGGATTTTTCTTCTAAAGTGACACAAGAAACATGTTCTTCAAATTCCACAAACGGTCCATCGACTCTGACAACAAAAGGCTCCAATGCTCTCAT TCAGACTGTACAGAAAAGAAAACCACTTCCAAAGCTTGTCTACAGTGTCATGGCAGAGAAAGAGTTACAACAGAGACTAAGAGAGTGGAATTTATCAAGCAAAGGAGACAGAGCA ACCCTTGTAAAAAGGCATCAAGATTTTGTTATGCTCTACAATGCTCAATGTGATGCTGAAAAACCAATGACAG CTGCCCAAATTGCTAAAGAAGTCGAAAAAGCAGAGAAAACAAGAACACGGGAATGTTTGTCTCTTACAGAAGCATCAACATCT GGTCTGCGGTTTGACAAAAACCAAACTGAGGAAGACAGGGACAAAATACGGCAAAGCTATC TGACTGAACACCAGAATGACTTTAGCAAGCTCATTGCTGACATACGAAGAAGGCAGCAAGGCAAGAAGAAGACAACTGCAACAAAGGTGTCAG TTGATGAAATAATGGATGGAACAGAAGATAACCCTGGAGAAACTGTAATGCAAAGAGACAGTAAGGATATGTACACTGGCAATACAGAGGGCAGTGATGCACTGGCTGATGTCGAAATGACAGATAAACTCCCCGAAAGGTGTACCCATAGTGAAACACAGCTGCCATCTTTGGAACCACCAAAACTCAACAAGTATGAAGCTTTATCATCAATTATCCCCGAGCCACCTTCATCACCAAGCCTATTATCATTACCAGATGATGACGATGAATTCACACCCTCTCTGGGCCTAGAAGATGATGATGTTGACAAACTTGag GACTGTGAGGAAGGATTGTCAAAAGATCCAAATTATGTTATTGCAGAAAG cCCTGTCATCAAAGTTGGCAAAGCTTATGATGTAATGGCAAACAGAGAGAGAGTGTCAAGTGATAGTGATGACGATTTGGGATCTGATGCAGTGATTAGTTAG